In Streptomyces sannanensis, the DNA window ACCGGGCCTGGAAGGACGGGTCGCGGGCGAGGTCGGCCCGCAGCGTCTTCACGGCGACGGTACGGCCGAGGCGGGTGTCATGGGCGAGGTAGACCTCGGCCATGCCACCACGGCCGAGCACCGAGCCCAGCTCGTACCGGCCGCCGAGGCGACGCGGCTCTTCCATAGCTATTCCAGCCCTCTCCGTCTGTCCCGACCAAACCCGTGCGTGGTCCGGCGGTGTGCTGTTCGCGCATACGCTACCGGGCACGCCTTGCCTGATACGCCCATGGCCGTCACCTGATACAGGACCGGTACCGCAACACGTACGGATACGACGGGGGCGTGACCGGCATCACTGCTTGCCGAGAACCGCCTTCATCACGTCCTTTGCGATGGGTGCGGCGAGACCGCCACCGGTGACTTCGCCCGTCCTTGCCTTGCTGTCCTCGATGACGACGGCGACCGCGACCGGGGAGCCGTTGTCGTTCTTGGCATACGAGATGAACCAGGCATAGGGAGTTCCGGTGTTGTTCTCGCCGGTTTCCGCGGTGCCCGTCTTGCCGCCCACCTGAGCGCCGGAAATCTTGGCATTGCCGCCGGTGCCGTTCTCGACGACGTTCTCCATCATCTGCTGGATCAGCTGCGCGTTCTTCTGGGAGACGGGCCGGCTCATTTCCTCCGGCTTGGTCTTCTCGATGACGTCGAGGTTCGGAGCGGTCAGCCGGTCGACCATGTACGGCTTCATGAGCTTGCCGTCATTGGCGATCGCAGCGGTGACCATGGCCATCTGCAGCGGGGTGGCCGCGGTGTTGTACTGGCCGATGGCGGACAGCGCGTTACTGGAACGCTCCATCTTCTTGTCGTAGACGCTGGCGTCCGCCCGGACGGGGGTGAAGATCTCGCTGTTGAAGCCGAACTTCTCGGCCATCTTCACCATGTCGTCCCGACCGACATCATCGCCGAGCTTGGCGAAGACGGAGTTGCAGGAGACCCTCATCGCCTCGTTCAGGCTGGCGTTCTCGCAGCCGCCGGCGTGGTTCTTCATGATGGTGCGCGTGTTGGGCAGGAAGTACGGCTCGGGGGTGTCGGTCGGGGCGTTGATGTCCGTGACCTTGCCGTACTCCAGGGCCGCGGCGGCGGTGACGACCTTGAAGGTGGAACCGGGCGCGTAGATCTCGCGCAGCGTCCGGTTCTTCATCGGCTCGTTCTTGTCCTTCAGGAGCTTCTGCCGATTGGCGGAGTCGTTGTCGGAGTTGCCGGCGAAGACCGAGGGGTCGTAGGACGGCGTGGAGGCGAGGGCGAGGATGGCGCCGGTCCGCGGGTCGATGGCGGCAACGGCACCCTTCTTGTCGCCGAGTCCTTCGTAGGCGGCCTTCTGGGCGGCGGCGTTCAGGGTGGTGACGACGTTGCCGCCCTGCTTCTTCTCGCCGGTGAACATGCCGAGCGTGCGGTCGAAGAAGAGCCGGTCGTCGTTGCCGGTGAGAATGCCGTCCTCGATGTTCTCGATCTGGCTGGCGCCGAAGGCCTGGGAGGCGAAGCCGGTGACGGGGGCCCACATGGGGCCGTCGATGTAGGTGCGCTTGTACTTGAAGTCGCCGCTCTTGGTCTCGACCGACGATGTGACGGGCTTGCCCTCGACGATGATGTTGCCGCGCGGGTTGCTGTAGCGCTCGATGAGTACGCGGCGGTTGTACTTGTGTGAGTTCAGTTCGTCTGCGCGGACGTACTGAAGCCAGTTGTCACGGATGAGCAGCGTGAGGACGAGAAGGCCGCAGAAGATCGCGATCCGGCGCACGGGCTTGTTCACGGTCGGACCACCTGGGTCATCTCGGCGTCGGGGTGTGATGCGGGGGCGGGTGCGGGACGGCGCGCGGTGTCGCTGATGCGGATCAGGATGCCGATCAGTGCCCAGTTGGCGATCACGGACGAACCGCCGTACGCCATGAACGGCATCGTCATACCGGTCAGCGGGATGAGGCCCATGACGCCGCCGGCGACGACGAAGACCTGAAGGGCGAAGGCGCCCGAGAGGCCGACGGCGAGCAGCTTGCCGAAGGGGTCGCGGGCGGCGAGCGCGGTGCGCATGCCGCGTTCGACGATCAGCGCGTAGATGAGCAGGATCGCCATGATGCCGGCGAGGCCGAGCTCCTCACCGAAGGTGGCGAGGATGAAGTCCGAGTTGGCGGCGAACCTGATGAGGTCGGAGTGGCCCTGACCGAGGCCGGTGCCGAGGGTGCCACCGGAGCCGAAGGCCATCAGAGCCTGCAAGGACTGCTCGGAATGGCCGGCGACGCCCTGCCTGCTCAGTGTGTACTCGCGCACGGGGTCCAGCCAGGCCTGGACGCGCTGCTGGACGTGTGGCTCGAAGGAGGCGACACCGACGGCGCCGACGGCGGACATCAGCAGACCGAAGACGATCCAGCTGGTCCGCTCCGTGGCGACGTACAGCATGATGACGAACATTCCGAAGAACAGCAGCGACGTACCGAGGTCGGTCTCGAAGACGAGGATGAGGATCGAGATCGCCCAGACGACAAGAATCGGGCCGAGGTCGCGGCCGCGCGGCAGGTACAGGCCCATGAAGCGGCGGCTGGCGAGGGCCAGTGCGTCGCGCTTCACCATCAGATAGCCGGCGAAGAAAATCGCCAGCACGATCTTCGCGAACTCACCCGGCTGGATGGAGAACCCGGCGATCGAGATCCAGATCTTGGCGCCGTAGATGTTGGCGCCGAGGCCCGGGACCAGGGGGAGCAGCAGCAGGAACAGCGCGCTGATCATGGAGATGTATGTGTAGCGCTGCAGGACGCGGTGGTCCTTGAGGAAGAGCAGTACGGCGATGAACAGCGCGACGCCCAGTGCGGTGTACATCAGCTGGCGGGGCGCGGCGGTCCCGGCCTGGTGGATCGACTGGAGCAGCTTGGACTGATCCAGCCGCCAGATGGCCACCAGGCCCAGCCCGTTCAGCAGCGTGGCCAGCGGGAGCAGCAGCGGGTCGGCGTACTTGGCGTACTTGCGCACCACGAGGTGGGCGATTCCCGCGAGCAGGGCGAAGCCGAGGCCGTAGGCGAGCATGCCTGCGGGGAGTTCGCCGTTGATGGCGAGGCCCACGTTCGCGTAGGCGAAGATCGGGATGAGCACCGCGAACGCGAGCAGCATCGCCTCGGTGTTGCGCCGGCTCGGTGCTTCGATCGCGCCGATGGTGGTCGTGTTGGTGACAACGCTCATGGTGATGAATGGCCCCCTACGGCCCTACTGCTTGCCGCACTGCGGGACCAGCTTCTGCTCTTCCGCGGAGAGGCTGGGGCCCGGTGTGGGAGTCGGCGCGTTCGTGGTCGTGGTCTGCGTCGTGGGCGTGCCGGTGGTGCCGCCTGCCTCGCCCTCGCCGGACTTGGCGTTGTTCTCGCGTTCGGTCCTGCGGCGCTCTTCGTCCTTCTTGCAGGCGGATGCCTGGAGGGCGAGTTCGTCGATCTTGCTGCGGGCGCTGCCGAGGCTGGACTCCGAGATGGTGCCCTCGACCAGCTTGCGCTGGTAGGCGGGCAGGTACTTGAGTTCGATCTCGGGGTGGTCCTTCTCGAGCTTGGAGAGCTTTATCCAGGCCAGGTCCTGGCTGATGCCGCGGTAGAGGGCGACGTGCTCTTCGTTGGCGCCGACGTAGTACTGGCTCTGGGTCCAGCGCCAGCCGCCGTACAGACCGCCGCCCGCGACGGCGAGGGCGAGGGCGGAGTAGAGGGAGCGCTTGAGCCATGTGCGGCCGGTGCGCGGTTTGGTGAAGTCCTCGTCGGTGTACCCGCCGAAGCTGCCTTCGGGGGCGTAGCCGGTGTCGGGGCCGCTGCCGGGCGGTCCGAAGCCGCCGCCGGGGGGCGGGACGTCGGTGCCGGGGCGCTGCTGGCCGGGGCGGCCGAGCCGGGCGGCGCGGCCGGCCGGGGTCTGCATGGCGCCGTCGACGCCGAGCTGGAGCTGGTTCTCGGCGACCGCGCCGACGACGACGGGGGTGTCGCTGAGGTGGCCGGCGAGGGTGTCGCCGCCGTCGACGTCGAGGACGTCGGCGATGATGACGGTGATGTTGTCGGGGCCGCCGCCGCGCAGGGCGAGGTTGATGAGTTCCTGGACGGTTTCCTGGGGGCCCTGGTAGCTGGCGAGGGCTTCTTCCATCGTCTGGTGGGAGACGACGCCGGAGAGGCCGTCGGAGCAGATCAGGTAGCGGTCGCCGGCCCGGACCTCGCGGATGGAGAGATCGGGTTCGACGTGGTCGCCGCTGCCCAGGGCGCGCATGAGGAGCGCGCGCTGCGGGTGGGTGGTGGCTTCTTCCTCGGTGATTCGGCCCTCGTCGACGAGGCGCTGCACCCAGGTGTGGTCCTGGGTGATCTGGGTGAGGAGGCCGTCGCGCAGCAGGTAGGCGCGGGAGTCGCCGACATGGACGAGTCCGAGGCGCTGGCCGGTCCACAGCAGGGCGGTGAGGGTGGTCCCCATGCCTTCGAGCTGGGGGTCCTCCTCGACCATGACCCGGAGCTGCTCGTTGGCGCGCTGTACCGCGGTGCCGAGCGAGGTGAGGATGTCGGAGCCGGGGACGTCGTCGTCGAGCTGGACGAGGGTGGAGATCACCTCGGAGGAGGCGACCTCTCCGGCGGCTTGTCCGCCCATGCCGTCGGCGATGGCGAGAAGGCGTGGTCCGGCGTAGCCGGAGTCCTCGTTGCCCTCCCGGATCATGCCCTTGTGCGATCCGGCG includes these proteins:
- a CDS encoding penicillin-binding protein 2; its protein translation is MNKPVRRIAIFCGLLVLTLLIRDNWLQYVRADELNSHKYNRRVLIERYSNPRGNIIVEGKPVTSSVETKSGDFKYKRTYIDGPMWAPVTGFASQAFGASQIENIEDGILTGNDDRLFFDRTLGMFTGEKKQGGNVVTTLNAAAQKAAYEGLGDKKGAVAAIDPRTGAILALASTPSYDPSVFAGNSDNDSANRQKLLKDKNEPMKNRTLREIYAPGSTFKVVTAAAALEYGKVTDINAPTDTPEPYFLPNTRTIMKNHAGGCENASLNEAMRVSCNSVFAKLGDDVGRDDMVKMAEKFGFNSEIFTPVRADASVYDKKMERSSNALSAIGQYNTAATPLQMAMVTAAIANDGKLMKPYMVDRLTAPNLDVIEKTKPEEMSRPVSQKNAQLIQQMMENVVENGTGGNAKISGAQVGGKTGTAETGENNTGTPYAWFISYAKNDNGSPVAVAVVIEDSKARTGEVTGGGLAAPIAKDVMKAVLGKQ
- a CDS encoding FtsW/RodA/SpoVE family cell cycle protein, with the protein product MSVVTNTTTIGAIEAPSRRNTEAMLLAFAVLIPIFAYANVGLAINGELPAGMLAYGLGFALLAGIAHLVVRKYAKYADPLLLPLATLLNGLGLVAIWRLDQSKLLQSIHQAGTAAPRQLMYTALGVALFIAVLLFLKDHRVLQRYTYISMISALFLLLLPLVPGLGANIYGAKIWISIAGFSIQPGEFAKIVLAIFFAGYLMVKRDALALASRRFMGLYLPRGRDLGPILVVWAISILILVFETDLGTSLLFFGMFVIMLYVATERTSWIVFGLLMSAVGAVGVASFEPHVQQRVQAWLDPVREYTLSRQGVAGHSEQSLQALMAFGSGGTLGTGLGQGHSDLIRFAANSDFILATFGEELGLAGIMAILLIYALIVERGMRTALAARDPFGKLLAVGLSGAFALQVFVVAGGVMGLIPLTGMTMPFMAYGGSSVIANWALIGILIRISDTARRPAPAPASHPDAEMTQVVRP
- a CDS encoding Stp1/IreP family PP2C-type Ser/Thr phosphatase, which codes for MSLSLRFAAGSHKGMIREGNEDSGYAGPRLLAIADGMGGQAAGEVASSEVISTLVQLDDDVPGSDILTSLGTAVQRANEQLRVMVEEDPQLEGMGTTLTALLWTGQRLGLVHVGDSRAYLLRDGLLTQITQDHTWVQRLVDEGRITEEEATTHPQRALLMRALGSGDHVEPDLSIREVRAGDRYLICSDGLSGVVSHQTMEEALASYQGPQETVQELINLALRGGGPDNITVIIADVLDVDGGDTLAGHLSDTPVVVGAVAENQLQLGVDGAMQTPAGRAARLGRPGQQRPGTDVPPPGGGFGPPGSGPDTGYAPEGSFGGYTDEDFTKPRTGRTWLKRSLYSALALAVAGGGLYGGWRWTQSQYYVGANEEHVALYRGISQDLAWIKLSKLEKDHPEIELKYLPAYQRKLVEGTISESSLGSARSKIDELALQASACKKDEERRRTERENNAKSGEGEAGGTTGTPTTQTTTTNAPTPTPGPSLSAEEQKLVPQCGKQ